From Anaerohalosphaera lusitana, one genomic window encodes:
- a CDS encoding YfiR family protein, giving the protein MSAAPLPNAFQTEANSEVSREYKLKAAFIYNFTKFITWPDKAFQDGTSSTGRQKDAPIVIGIIGKSPFGDAFKPITEKKVRGREVKILQIKGPSQLLRNRSNPNHEQINNCIKSEIEKIKKCEVLFIAPSEHKYVGRILKNTAEMHLLTISDFPGFADKGGMINFVKSGRKVRFEVNLAVAKKHKLKISSKLLSLAVRVIQDEPDEKAASPADKPGRDY; this is encoded by the coding sequence GTGTCCGCTGCGCCGCTGCCGAATGCATTCCAAACAGAAGCAAACAGCGAGGTTTCTCGTGAATACAAACTAAAAGCCGCATTCATTTACAATTTTACTAAATTCATTACCTGGCCGGATAAGGCTTTCCAGGACGGGACAAGCAGCACCGGCAGACAAAAAGACGCTCCAATAGTCATAGGCATCATCGGGAAGTCCCCGTTTGGCGATGCTTTCAAACCTATCACGGAAAAAAAGGTGCGGGGCCGTGAAGTCAAGATCCTGCAGATAAAGGGTCCCAGCCAACTGCTTAGGAACCGATCAAATCCAAATCATGAACAAATAAATAATTGCATTAAGTCTGAGATAGAAAAAATAAAAAAGTGCGAAGTGCTTTTCATCGCGCCTTCCGAACATAAATATGTCGGAAGAATTCTCAAAAATACCGCCGAAATGCATCTGCTGACTATATCAGATTTCCCGGGCTTTGCAGATAAGGGCGGCATGATCAATTTTGTTAAGAGTGGACGCAAGGTCAGGTTCGAGGTCAACCTTGCTGTTGCAAAGAAACATAAACTCAAGATAAGCTCAAAGCTTCTCAGCCTTGCAGTTAGAGTGATCCAGGATGAGCCGGATGAAAAAGCCGCAAGTCCCGCAGACAAGCCGGGGAGGGACTACTGA
- a CDS encoding TonB-dependent receptor plug domain-containing protein — MSLEELMDVPVVSASRQSNVVSQSGAAVSVITAEQIHNSGLTTIPEILQLSPAVDVRRLTRGRYAVGIRGNMSLNSDRTLVLIDGRTAINPVWAGTNWQNLPVLIEDIERIEIVRGPISAAWGANAASGVINIISKNPEDTQGTLLSFTVNEFGDTYNYLRYGGTSKDLTYRISAGYEDLTSSLDATAGKFESANPVYNPAIDFDKYKVNDFLRNYRFNADFVYAGSEDTELALGVGQSYAEQGDLESAGFYAGKDYLTSSTRLYARMEHNYDDETSARLQWTGNFFHSHEPDRIDRYAYYENELEAQYNFLPHPQHQISIGGNFRWTHIDIGSRSDAEQYVFDGDPYNEYWAGAYIMDRFEATDRLTFQGQFRTDWFSETKTDWSTRLSAIYALDDAKDHILWASYAKAFRSPATAFRKASRTTASGLISIVGADDDLRNEQTWSLEAGYNGKMSEDLSFNVNTWYQRFDDLIGVDQQVFGLATVNTFDNVEGADSWGSECELTWKQDWGHVSGWYAYNGFATDRKDQIIRASFPSRHKVGLRGTVGLAENWDLNAFYTYNDAIEAFASPIKNARTFNRFDINLRHTFADGNGELMFGVTDLFNKTRGPFFDIGDLISHETPGRTFFARMQWRF, encoded by the coding sequence ATGTCGCTCGAAGAGCTCATGGATGTGCCGGTAGTCTCTGCGTCGCGGCAATCCAACGTGGTGAGCCAGTCAGGTGCAGCAGTATCGGTGATAACAGCCGAACAGATACACAACAGCGGACTTACAACCATACCGGAGATCCTGCAGCTCTCACCCGCTGTGGATGTACGCAGGCTCACCCGCGGTAGATATGCCGTAGGCATCCGGGGTAACATGAGCCTCAATTCCGACAGGACGCTCGTACTGATCGACGGACGAACTGCTATCAATCCCGTATGGGCGGGCACAAACTGGCAAAATCTACCCGTCCTTATCGAAGACATCGAGCGGATAGAGATCGTCCGAGGTCCGATAAGTGCCGCCTGGGGCGCAAATGCCGCCAGCGGCGTAATAAATATTATCAGCAAGAATCCAGAAGATACACAGGGCACACTTCTTTCTTTCACCGTCAACGAATTCGGCGACACATACAACTACCTGCGATACGGGGGAACATCGAAGGATCTGACCTATAGAATATCAGCCGGCTATGAGGATTTGACAAGTTCACTCGACGCAACCGCGGGTAAGTTTGAGTCGGCAAATCCGGTTTATAATCCAGCAATCGATTTTGATAAGTATAAGGTTAATGATTTCCTAAGGAACTACAGATTCAATGCCGACTTCGTTTACGCAGGTTCAGAAGATACCGAGCTGGCTTTAGGAGTGGGCCAGTCATATGCCGAACAGGGTGATCTGGAATCGGCTGGCTTTTATGCTGGTAAGGATTACCTGACCAGTTCTACACGTCTTTATGCTCGTATGGAACATAATTATGATGATGAGACTTCAGCCAGGTTACAATGGACCGGCAACTTTTTTCACAGCCACGAGCCTGATCGTATCGATAGATATGCATATTACGAAAATGAGTTGGAGGCCCAGTATAATTTCCTGCCCCATCCGCAGCATCAGATTAGTATAGGCGGCAATTTCCGATGGACACACATCGATATCGGTTCTCGCAGTGATGCGGAACAATATGTATTTGACGGTGACCCATACAACGAGTACTGGGCCGGCGCATATATCATGGACCGCTTTGAAGCTACAGACCGATTAACCTTTCAGGGGCAGTTTCGCACCGATTGGTTCAGCGAAACTAAAACCGACTGGTCCACAAGGTTGAGCGCGATATACGCTCTTGATGATGCCAAGGACCATATATTGTGGGCAAGCTATGCCAAAGCATTCAGAAGTCCGGCCACCGCTTTCAGAAAAGCAAGCCGTACAACCGCCTCAGGATTGATATCGATCGTGGGAGCCGATGATGATCTGCGAAACGAGCAGACTTGGTCCCTCGAAGCAGGCTACAACGGAAAGATGAGTGAGGACCTGAGTTTTAACGTCAACACATGGTACCAGAGATTCGACGATCTCATAGGTGTCGATCAGCAGGTATTCGGGCTCGCGACCGTAAACACATTTGATAATGTCGAAGGAGCCGACAGTTGGGGCAGCGAATGCGAACTTACCTGGAAGCAGGATTGGGGACATGTTTCTGGCTGGTATGCGTATAACGGTTTTGCTACCGACCGAAAAGATCAGATTATCAGAGCATCTTTCCCTTCCAGACACAAAGTGGGTTTGCGAGGAACCGTTGGCCTTGCCGAAAACTGGGATCTTAATGCGTTCTACACATACAACGATGCAATTGAGGCCTTTGCAAGCCCTATTAAAAATGCCAGGACATTCAACCGGTTTGACATCAACCTCAGGCATACTTTTGCTGATGGTAACGGTGAACTTATGTTTGGTGTTACGGACCTGTTCAACAAGACCCGAGGACCATTCTTTGACATAGGTGATCTGATCTCACATGAAACCCCCGGACGTACATTCTTTGCACGGATGCAATGGAGATTTTGA
- a CDS encoding PH domain-containing protein: MKRPNSVDSKQCPFCGETIRMEAIKCRFCAEFLNDDHAGIEPTSRFGGDADKRSDADETDSQDEGILYFGSPSVLSMMRTFVKFILFIAVAVVLLVLPLEDYLQKAVGERGGMTDNHHVLIEAIRHGAGIVLIVLAVLWLFWKIAVLKSTYYEVTADRIEWARGVFNRKVDNIDMFRIVDLSLQRTFFDCIFGIGTVHVITSDKTDPNFAFYKVPDARYLYDTLKHLSTGADQKRGVVHLE, translated from the coding sequence ATGAAAAGGCCCAACTCCGTGGACAGTAAGCAGTGTCCATTCTGCGGTGAGACTATCCGGATGGAGGCGATCAAGTGCAGGTTCTGCGCGGAATTCCTGAATGACGATCATGCAGGCATAGAGCCGACTTCTCGATTTGGCGGCGATGCTGATAAACGCAGCGATGCTGATGAAACGGATTCGCAGGACGAGGGCATTCTTTATTTTGGTTCGCCGTCGGTGCTTTCGATGATGAGGACTTTTGTTAAATTTATTCTGTTCATCGCTGTGGCAGTGGTATTGCTGGTGCTTCCTTTGGAAGATTATCTGCAGAAAGCTGTTGGAGAGCGGGGCGGGATGACGGACAACCATCATGTTTTGATTGAGGCGATTCGTCATGGAGCTGGCATTGTGCTGATCGTGCTTGCGGTGCTCTGGCTGTTCTGGAAGATCGCTGTTCTCAAAAGCACTTACTACGAAGTGACCGCGGACAGGATCGAATGGGCACGCGGGGTTTTCAATCGCAAGGTGGACAACATTGACATGTTCAGAATCGTCGACCTGAGTCTGCAGCGTACGTTCTTCGACTGCATCTTCGGAATAGGCACGGTGCACGTTATCACGAGCGACAAGACCGATCCGAACTTCGCTTTCTACAAGGTGCCGGACGCTCGGTATCTTTATGACACGCTCAAGCATCTGAGCACTGGTGCGGATCAGAAGCGCGGTGTGGTGCACCTGGAGTAG
- a CDS encoding nitroreductase family protein, with protein sequence MNLFEVIKKRHSYRGAFTDQTVPREDLQKIVDAGLKAPSGCNAQTVQFVIVDDPETLGKIGQMHEKNLAIQQAKAMIVCVVDRDPKPVFEDLSFEVEDCAAAVQNMLLAITDLGYASVWIDGWLRREQRAEKIGELLGIPEDKVVRIVLPIGVPVEEKSQPDKKPFEQRAWFNQYGGTA encoded by the coding sequence ATGAACTTGTTCGAAGTCATCAAAAAAAGACACAGCTATCGCGGCGCGTTCACCGATCAGACCGTACCGCGTGAAGATCTGCAGAAGATAGTCGATGCGGGATTAAAGGCGCCCTCGGGATGTAACGCCCAAACGGTGCAATTCGTTATCGTTGACGATCCGGAAACACTCGGCAAGATCGGCCAGATGCATGAGAAGAATCTCGCGATCCAGCAGGCAAAGGCAATGATCGTCTGCGTGGTCGACCGCGACCCCAAGCCGGTTTTTGAGGACCTCAGCTTCGAGGTCGAGGACTGTGCCGCAGCGGTTCAGAACATGCTGCTGGCGATCACGGACCTGGGTTATGCGTCTGTATGGATCGACGGCTGGCTCCGCCGTGAACAGCGCGCGGAAAAGATAGGCGAACTGCTCGGTATACCCGAAGATAAGGTTGTCCGTATCGTCTTGCCCATTGGCGTACCGGTCGAGGAAAAATCTCAGCCCGACAAGAAACCATTCGAACAGCGGGCATGGTTCAACCAGTATGGCGGAACCGCATAA